A window of Christiangramia forsetii KT0803 contains these coding sequences:
- a CDS encoding SCO family protein, producing the protein MLKFFARYKTFAIVFFILSLIIVYIIYTLKVPEEKLPIFQPDMVNAELVDTTVQYVRKYHKIADFKLVNQNGDTITEEFYKDKIYIADFFFTTCLTICPVMTDHMIKIQEKIKDDDEVLLLSHTVFPVTDSVPVLKKYAEEKGVIDEKWNLVTGDKKEIYDLARKSYLATKSTGDGGPYDMIHTENFVLVDKNKQIRGFYDGTDSEAIKTLMHDLKVLKGEDH; encoded by the coding sequence ATGCTCAAGTTTTTTGCCAGATATAAAACCTTTGCCATAGTTTTCTTTATCCTATCACTAATCATCGTATATATAATTTATACATTGAAGGTTCCTGAAGAAAAATTACCAATTTTTCAGCCTGATATGGTTAATGCCGAACTCGTAGATACCACAGTGCAATATGTGAGAAAATACCATAAAATTGCCGATTTTAAACTGGTGAATCAAAATGGTGATACTATTACCGAAGAATTCTATAAAGACAAAATTTATATCGCCGATTTCTTTTTTACCACCTGTCTAACCATTTGTCCGGTTATGACAGATCATATGATCAAAATTCAGGAAAAGATAAAAGACGATGACGAGGTTCTGCTTCTTTCCCATACGGTTTTTCCGGTAACGGATAGCGTTCCGGTTTTAAAAAAGTATGCTGAAGAAAAAGGGGTGATAGATGAAAAATGGAATCTCGTTACCGGAGATAAAAAAGAAATTTATGATCTCGCGCGAAAATCCTACCTGGCGACTAAATCTACCGGAGACGGCGGTCCTTATGATATGATTCATACTGAAAACTTTGTGTTAGTAGATAAAAACAAACAGATTCGCGGGTTTTATGATGGCACAGATTCTGAAGCCATAAAAACTCTTATGCACGACCTGAAAGTGCTTAAAGGAGAGGATCACTAA
- a CDS encoding FeoA family protein, with amino-acid sequence MKVTVANLKRGQRGIIKEFSADMVPLKLLEMGCLPGNEVELVQTAPFHDPMYLNINGSHLAIRKETALLIEIELIG; translated from the coding sequence GTGAAGGTGACGGTAGCTAATTTAAAAAGAGGCCAGCGCGGAATTATAAAAGAATTCTCGGCAGATATGGTGCCTCTAAAGCTTCTAGAAATGGGTTGCCTTCCCGGGAACGAAGTAGAGCTTGTACAAACTGCGCCATTCCATGACCCCATGTATCTTAATATAAACGGAAGTCATTTGGCGATAAGAAAAGAAACAGCGCTACTAATAGAAATTGAATTAATAGGCTAA
- the feoB gene encoding ferrous iron transport protein B, whose protein sequence is MGKQINVALIGNPNTGKTSVFNQLTGLNQKVGNYPGITVEKKEGICKLPRGLKAHILDLPGTYSLNASSFDENVVIELLLNKNDKDFPDVAVVVSDVENLKRNLLLFTQIKDLGIPTILAVNMADRMDRKGISLDIELLEERLKTKIALVSARKRMGIDHLKELILNHRHLPVEPCVNASIIDPEYFGNLRKAFPNQSLYKLWLVITQDVNFGNINRGELKKSSDFSTKSVSDLKRLQQKETILRYQFINGVLRETLVIDKNAATDLRSRLDRILTHKVWGYVIFFGILLLIFQAIYSWSSYPMDMIDTAFASLSEWTKDTFPGGAFTNLIAEGIVPGLGGIVIFIPQIAFLFLFISILEESGYMSRVVFLMDRIMRRFGLSGKSVVPLVSGTACAIPAVMATRNIEHWKERLITILVVPFTTCSARLPVYLIIIALVIPDKTFIGLNLQGITLMILYMLGFGMAIFSAWLLHKVMKSKTKSYFVIEMPNYKLPMIKNVAINVIEKTKSFIFGAGKIILAISVILWVLASYGPGDNFDNAEEIVTSQYTSESNISQSELDEEIASFKLKNSYIGIMGRGIEPAVAPLGYDWKIGIAIISSFAAREVFVGTLATIYSVGSDEEETIKNRMAAETNPVLGGPLFTFASGVSLLLFYAFAMQCMSTLAIVKRETNTWKWPMLQLFIMSGFAYVVALIAFQLLK, encoded by the coding sequence ATGGGTAAGCAAATTAATGTTGCTTTAATTGGAAATCCCAACACCGGCAAGACTTCTGTATTTAACCAGTTAACAGGGCTAAACCAAAAGGTTGGTAACTATCCCGGTATAACTGTTGAAAAAAAAGAAGGTATTTGTAAACTTCCCAGGGGCTTAAAAGCTCATATTCTGGATCTTCCGGGAACGTATAGCCTGAATGCGTCTTCTTTTGATGAAAATGTAGTTATTGAACTACTTCTTAATAAAAACGATAAGGATTTTCCGGATGTCGCTGTTGTGGTAAGCGATGTTGAAAATTTAAAAAGAAACCTATTACTTTTTACCCAGATAAAAGATCTTGGAATTCCAACGATCCTTGCTGTTAACATGGCAGACAGGATGGATAGAAAAGGTATTTCCCTGGATATTGAACTTCTGGAAGAACGCTTAAAAACTAAAATTGCTCTGGTTAGTGCCCGTAAAAGAATGGGAATTGATCATTTAAAAGAATTAATTTTAAACCATCGCCATCTACCTGTTGAACCTTGCGTAAATGCATCGATCATTGACCCGGAATATTTCGGAAACCTTCGAAAAGCATTTCCAAACCAGTCTTTATATAAGCTATGGCTGGTGATTACCCAGGATGTAAACTTCGGAAATATCAATCGAGGGGAATTAAAGAAAAGTTCAGATTTTAGTACAAAATCGGTAAGTGATCTTAAACGGCTTCAGCAAAAAGAAACGATTTTAAGATATCAGTTTATTAACGGAGTGTTACGTGAGACCTTAGTAATTGATAAAAACGCAGCTACCGATCTTAGATCCAGGTTAGATAGAATTTTAACCCATAAGGTGTGGGGATATGTTATTTTCTTCGGAATACTATTACTCATATTCCAGGCGATTTATAGTTGGTCCAGCTATCCTATGGATATGATCGACACTGCATTTGCTTCACTTAGTGAATGGACCAAAGATACTTTTCCAGGTGGCGCATTTACAAATCTTATTGCCGAAGGTATTGTTCCCGGGCTCGGCGGGATCGTAATTTTTATTCCGCAAATCGCTTTCCTGTTCCTGTTTATTTCAATTCTAGAAGAATCCGGATATATGAGCCGGGTAGTATTCTTAATGGATCGTATTATGCGACGTTTTGGACTTAGCGGAAAAAGTGTGGTGCCTTTGGTTTCCGGAACCGCCTGTGCTATTCCCGCTGTAATGGCTACACGAAATATAGAGCATTGGAAGGAGCGACTTATTACAATTTTAGTGGTTCCGTTTACAACCTGTTCTGCCAGGTTACCCGTTTATCTTATCATTATCGCCCTGGTGATTCCAGACAAAACCTTTATAGGTCTTAATTTACAGGGAATCACCCTCATGATCCTTTATATGTTAGGATTTGGGATGGCCATATTTTCTGCCTGGTTACTTCATAAAGTTATGAAGTCTAAGACCAAGAGTTATTTCGTGATAGAAATGCCCAACTACAAATTGCCCATGATAAAGAATGTGGCGATCAATGTAATTGAAAAAACAAAATCCTTCATTTTCGGTGCCGGTAAGATTATTTTGGCAATATCTGTGATCTTATGGGTACTGGCCAGTTACGGTCCCGGCGATAATTTTGATAATGCCGAAGAAATTGTCACTTCCCAGTATACCTCTGAAAGCAACATTAGCCAAAGTGAATTAGATGAAGAAATCGCTTCTTTCAAATTGAAAAATTCCTACATCGGGATCATGGGTAGAGGGATAGAACCTGCTGTGGCACCACTGGGATATGACTGGAAGATTGGGATCGCCATCATAAGTTCCTTTGCCGCACGAGAGGTATTTGTAGGAACTTTAGCTACCATTTATAGTGTGGGTAGTGATGAAGAGGAAACCATTAAAAACCGTATGGCTGCGGAAACGAACCCGGTACTGGGCGGACCATTATTCACTTTCGCAAGTGGGGTAAGCTTATTACTGTTCTATGCATTTGCGATGCAGTGTATGAGTACGCTGGCAATTGTAAAACGAGAAACGAATACCTGGAAATGGCCTATGCTACAGTTATTTATAATGAGTGGCTTTGCATATGTTGTTGCCTTGATAGCATTTCAACTGCTAAAATAG
- a CDS encoding ZIP family metal transporter, translating to MDTIINYFESLDPVYAAFLATLFTWGLTALGASLVFLFKGMNRAFFDGMLGFTGGVMVAASFWSLLAPGIEMSPGEGFVKVIPALVGFGLGALFIFGLDKILPHLHVNFKMSEKEGIKTPWHKSVLLTLAITMHNIPEGLAVGVLFGGVAAGFEGASIGGAVALAIGIGLQNFPEGFAVAMPLRRQGLSRWKSFNYGQLSAIVEPVAAVLGAWAVLTFQPILPYALCFAAGAMIFVVVEEVVPEAQQGNFTDISTMGFIGGFMVMMTLDVGLG from the coding sequence ATGGATACTATAATTAACTATTTTGAATCTCTTGATCCTGTGTATGCAGCATTTTTAGCAACCTTATTTACCTGGGGGCTTACAGCATTAGGAGCTTCACTGGTATTCCTGTTTAAGGGTATGAACCGTGCCTTTTTTGACGGGATGCTTGGTTTTACCGGGGGAGTAATGGTTGCCGCCAGTTTTTGGAGTTTACTGGCTCCGGGAATTGAGATGAGCCCTGGCGAGGGATTTGTAAAAGTAATTCCCGCCCTGGTTGGATTTGGTTTAGGAGCACTATTTATTTTCGGATTAGATAAAATTCTTCCTCATTTACACGTAAACTTCAAAATGAGCGAAAAAGAAGGGATTAAAACTCCCTGGCATAAATCTGTATTATTAACCCTGGCTATAACCATGCATAATATTCCGGAAGGCCTGGCTGTAGGTGTCCTGTTTGGTGGGGTTGCAGCGGGTTTTGAGGGTGCAAGTATAGGAGGCGCCGTCGCTTTGGCTATTGGGATTGGTTTACAAAACTTTCCTGAAGGTTTTGCTGTTGCAATGCCTTTAAGAAGACAGGGGCTTAGCCGTTGGAAAAGTTTTAATTACGGGCAATTATCGGCTATTGTAGAGCCAGTCGCAGCGGTGTTGGGAGCATGGGCCGTGTTAACTTTCCAGCCAATACTGCCTTACGCGCTATGTTTTGCTGCAGGTGCGATGATCTTTGTAGTGGTGGAAGAAGTAGTGCCGGAAGCTCAGCAAGGTAACTTTACCGATATATCAACTATGGGATTCATCGGTGGATTCATGGTTATGATGACCCTGGATGTTGGTCTGGGATAA
- a CDS encoding metal-dependent transcriptional regulator has translation MFSLSEENYLKAIFHLETAYKNGVSTNALAEEMQTKASSVTDMIKRLSDKALVNYKKYQGVKLSSEGKQAAIEVIRKHRLWEVFLVEKLGFNWDEVHEVAEQLEHIKSEKLTNELDKFLEYPKKDPHGDPIPDAKGNFSVGDRILLSALKKGETGICVGVKDSSADFLQYLDKNKISLGKKIQILEKEDFDQSMLIKMDGNELMISNQISTNLFIKTI, from the coding sequence ATGTTTAGCTTATCTGAAGAAAATTACCTGAAAGCCATTTTTCATTTGGAAACCGCTTATAAAAATGGAGTGAGTACAAATGCCCTGGCTGAGGAGATGCAAACCAAAGCCTCGTCTGTAACCGATATGATAAAGCGCTTATCTGATAAAGCTCTGGTGAATTATAAAAAATACCAGGGTGTAAAACTAAGCTCTGAAGGAAAGCAGGCTGCTATTGAAGTGATTAGGAAACACAGGTTATGGGAGGTCTTTCTTGTTGAAAAACTGGGATTTAACTGGGATGAAGTTCATGAGGTAGCAGAGCAGTTGGAGCATATTAAATCTGAAAAACTTACTAATGAGCTTGATAAGTTTTTAGAATATCCAAAGAAAGACCCCCATGGAGATCCTATCCCGGATGCTAAGGGGAATTTTAGTGTTGGAGACAGGATATTATTATCGGCATTAAAAAAAGGCGAAACCGGAATTTGTGTTGGCGTAAAGGATTCTTCCGCAGATTTCCTTCAATATCTGGATAAGAACAAAATCTCCTTGGGGAAGAAAATTCAAATCCTGGAGAAGGAAGATTTTGACCAGTCTATGCTAATCAAAATGGACGGAAATGAATTAATGATATCTAACCAGATATCAACTAACCTATTTATTAAAACAATATAG